The DNA sequence ATTTACTTGTGAAAGGTTTTGAAAAGAATTGTACTTCCAGGAGTAGTTTTatatcactatacttttacttgtacttgagtagattagtgaagaagaaactgtctTACATCAGGCTATAacgtacgtctcattttaatgttttattttgacagagagagagtcttccgcttaaggctctaccacgtgactgtgttcCACCAATCAAACGTCGTTGTGCAATCACGTGACCATCCTCGTTCTCAGCGGcgggaccatagactgtatatgttTATGGGCGGGACGCGTTAGCTTACAGTGGTAGCGAAACAAAGATGTCAGAATCAACCGTTGCCAAGGCAACACAGACGTGGAGGAACCCCCCGGCCTCAcagtgaaagcatggttaccttttAGGAGAAGTGGAAACAGCAGCTCCGTTATGCAGCGTCTTCAGGGTCAAccaaaacaaacggacatgtgagcgttcaaCAAGTCAACCTCTAACctgaggagacgtagcggtagtTGTAGTTTCTGCTGTGGAGAGCAAGTCTCTCACTTAAGCTATTTTGTaactaataaattaattttaatgtattctattgattggatgaactataatttgcctaaagatgattattttatatctttgtctgtctgattgatgcttgtgttgagaaataaatcagacgttactcaacagttactcactacttgagtagttttttcatcaagtacttttttactcttactcaagtaattatttggatgactacttttacttttacttgagtcatattattctgaagtaacagtacttttacttgagtcatattattctgaagtaacaccacttttacttgagttttttggccactctacccacctctgatcACGGTACAGTGGCGACCCAAATGCACGACTCAGACAGGTGGTAGAGGTTCTCTTATTGTCCAAAGAACACTGCAGGAGACAGTCCAGCAGGGACAGTAATCATAGTCTAAAGGCAGAGGTCAACACTCaggaagacaaaaagacaaaaggacaaAAGGAGCAAGAAAggtaaacaggaaacagactgAGGTCCAAAAACCCCGGGGAGGCAAACTCGAAATAAACCGCTGGAAAGACTTATGGACAACTCCAATCTGGCAGAGGGGGGTGGGAAAGGTGAGGATAATAGAGCTGGGTGAGGGGAATCTAATGAGGGGCGGAGATGGGAATCATACGGCAGGAAGACAAGGGACCAAGGATGTAACCAAACAGtggatttcaaaacaaaacaggaagtagatgaacagaaaacatgaaacacgACAATCAATGTCTCTCCTCTCAACATCAGGTTCATCATGTACAAGGTTCCCAAACTGAATAACCAGGGAACTGAGGGTCTGGAATATCTTTACATTGATTCAAATGGGAACATAGAGACCTCTAAAGATCACAGTAAGCTCATCAACGATCCTGACGGTGTCCTGGGAAACACCCTGAAGCCCCTTTTAAAACTACCCACATCAATGGTGAGAATCCCGCTTAAACTGCCGCTCTGATTgtattttgatgaaaatgaaaccatgacTCAAACATGTTTCTTCTCTTCATTCTGCATCATGTCCAGCCCAAAGACTTTGGATTCATCACCTACAATGATCAACCTCCTCCAGATGACAAGGGTGTAACGCCTTCTGTTAACTCTAAGTTCGGCCACAGTAAAGGTGAGACAGCGTCTCTCTGAACCTCCATCAGGGGACAGAGGCTGCTCAGGGTGATGTCATACTTCTCCTACGTTATGACATCACGTCTGTGATCTTATGAGAGATCTGGGACCCTGGTCTCTTCAACTCCTTCAGCTTCGTCTTTGAATCATCTGAATGAGATCTGCGTTAAAATCAGATTATAGTGACtcatgctgaaaaaaaactctCTAAAAGTAACATCAGAGCAGCAACAGATCtcagtgttttatctgttagtttaaaatattaaatagtCAGAAAATCACATATTAGGACTTTAAACAATCAGCCAAcagttgtctgtctgtctggtggTGTTCCAGGACTTGTGATGATGGATAAAACCACAGGAGTCTGGCTCCTACACAGCGTACCGAAGTTCCCTTTCAAAAGAGATAATAACTTCTACCCAACCAGCGGAGCAGCGAAGGCTCAGACCTTCATCTGTGTAACGTTCAAGTACGCCGAGTTCCAAAAGATAGGTAATGTTCTCAGTTCCATCTTCATATTCATGGTCTTACTGGTGGATTTGAACATGATGTTAATGATGTCTTCTTGTATTATTTGAAGGTCAACACCTGCTGGACATTGCAGCGTTCCCATTTGAAAGTCATTTTCCAGCTGACTTCCATGATCAGCTTAAAAAGGCTGcaataataaaatggaacaaCAGAGAACCAGGAGAGAAAATCCAGGATCTGGAATCAGATGCAGGAACACAGTTTAAGAGCATTGCTAAGAAACTGTATAAAGGTAAGATGTCTGCATGTTGGCTTGAATCAGAGGACCTAACTTAGTAAAGACAAGTAAAGTATTCACATGTACATTCTTGTTCATTCATCTAAGTATATTTTTCAGAGGTATTTTTTTCAGATGACCTAACTTAGTAAAGACAAGttacaaagaaaagagacattttactgtgaaaatcCGATGTGATGTGAACTGGTTGAGAGAATCTTTACTGTAGGTTTCCATCAGCATGTTTATCATGATTTATTAATTATCATTACAGCCTGGGACTTGTTAGAGCGggtaatatttaaatgtgtgtagcTGCTGAAGATCTCTGACTTCATGCTTCAGTATTTTCAGAAAGGAAACTTCCCAAAAGGTTCTCATCAAAGTGTCAGAGACTCTGTGTGTTCACGTGACATTAGAAAGGTTTTTAGTctaaatatgtgtgtgaatgtcagGAAAACCTGCCTCACATGTGAAGACGATAACACTATAACTGACTCttctaatgttgtttttttcagaatctGTTCGAGTAGGAGGAAAGAAGCCACATGATGAAATATCTGGtaacaaaatgttattctcagttacattttctttctacctTTGCATGAAGCACTGTTAACGCAAATGACAGCagcttaaaggtccaatatgtaacatttctgcattaaaatgtatataaacaaCCATACCTATGTTATATATTTCATGAGGTATGTAGTTACACTATCCCAAATGTCAAACCCGGAgaaatctgttattttattatatatattatataaccgTGTTATATAACCTTTCACCCTCTAGTTACTGCACCTTAAGTCAACCAGATGATGCATTCAAGAGTAATTGTGAATCAAACGTCACAGAAAGAAATACTTGTAACCgtaatattgctttttctgGCACAAGGCATCATTTTGTGATTCATTAAGAGTAATACAGCAGAGATCTTATTAATGATACATATTAATAATCCAACTTAACGTTACTACAATGAGCTGGTTGACAAGTTGCTAACGTTAATGCTAATGCTTGGTGGGTAACATTATGAGGTTCACAACATTGTTCAACAAGCACGGTATTAGTAGTATGATTGTGTTGACAACAGATAAAAGCAGcgctgggctaacccacaaatgaGTTCACCAGTAACGTTAacattactactactattactgaCTAATCTAATGCCAATATAGCCAGCTAGCACAGCCCGGGCTCTCGGCCTCACTCCCCCGGTGCAAAGGGAAAGAGACTTCATTCGATACGAGAGCTGACAACAACCCCGTCTGCCCGGTGGTGAAACCATCCAAAAGataacattaacataacatGATTACATgtgaaatatattgtgatagtgtggttttagctgctggctaatgttcactagctaactagctaccaagggggggcagcagctcagtcCTTAGGGATCTGGGTTGGGAACCGTAGGGTCACTggtcaagtccccgtacggaccataGTACAAGTAaagactggtagctggagaggtgccagttcaacTCATGGGCACTGCCAGGGTGCTCTGGAGCAAGgcatttcaggcctgtgtgtagtgattctaatagtaaattgtaatttcctcactGAGGCTCAATAAAGactataaattattattataattaattattagaATGACATGAATAAACAGACTTAAGGATTCGCTTATCGTCACATTGTTGAATGTGGAAGAAATAAAACTTCCATAAAGGAAGCAGAAGGAGTATTTTCTCAGCATTGAACTGCCAGGTGGAACATGACTTGCATTTTGCTGTTCTTGCAGTTGGAGATCTTTACCTCACCATCGCAGTGACTTACGGGACCACTGTGAGGGTCCAGACCTGGGGCTGCCAGAGTGGCCGTGAGGATTCCTTCTGCGAACCACCTCAAGTGTGGAATATTAAATCTGTCAAAGCTGATCTGGGGAAGGGGAAGGTTCAGTGGAAGGCTAGTAATGATCACTCCAAGTGGTGTGTAGCTAAAGATAGTGATAACCACTTGATCTGTATCGCTGACGTGAACAGAGCCCTCAGCCAGTACAAAAGGCCGGGGGGGGCACTGTGCTTCAAAAACCAACCAGCAAGTGATCTCTTTAAAGGTCTTATTGATGAAAGTGAGGAGTGTCCACCCCTTAAGCGTCGCCGCACCCGTGCCACTGACCCTGACTGTGACTGTGCCACTGACCCTGACTGTGAcgataattaattaaataacacCTCTCCTTGTCGTCtacattgttttctctttggtGTTTTGGGTCTTTGTGTGATTTggtttatcatttttaaatcattatagTTTGACATAGATTTCTGAATCTTTAGTTTATTACAAAAGATTGTGGATGGAAGCATAATTAACTTAAAGAACTCTACTAATGGGACGTAATGAGTTAGCAATATGATAGCAGAAGGTGTCCTGAGATATAGATGTATGAAACAAGGTGAAGgtgaagaaacagagagaatcTGCTTAGTTTTTTCAGTTTCCTGCTGATGCAGCATTAGAGCATCTctgctgttgctatggttaccaGCGTTTTAAAGCACCTTAAggtcagccaatcacagactaGTGTTTCCTGTGACGACTGTAAAATGATCTGAAAAGT is a window from the Etheostoma cragini isolate CJK2018 chromosome 16, CSU_Ecrag_1.0, whole genome shotgun sequence genome containing:
- the LOC117958878 gene encoding deoxyribonuclease-2-beta-like codes for the protein MYKVPKLNNQGTEGLEYLYIDSNGNIETSKDHSKLINDPDGVLGNTLKPLLKLPTSMPKDFGFITYNDQPPPDDKGVTPSVNSKFGHSKGLVMMDKTTGVWLLHSVPKFPFKRDNNFYPTSGAAKAQTFICVTFKYAEFQKIGQHLLDIAAFPFESHFPADFHDQLKKAAIIKWNNREPGEKIQDLESDAGTQFKSIAKKLYKGKMSACWLESEDLT